One window of the Rosa rugosa chromosome 3, drRosRugo1.1, whole genome shotgun sequence genome contains the following:
- the LOC133738675 gene encoding 3-hydroxy-3-methylglutaryl-coenzyme A reductase 1-like produces the protein MEVGKRSAMEHNTKSGKPLKMKVKFVDDEKDVVKATDALPLPLYLTNAVFFTLFFSVVYFLLTSWREKIRTNTPLHIIDLSEIVAIIAFVASFIYLLGFFGMDFVQSLILQPSNDIWAADDDEEIILKEDARKIPCGQAIDYSIPKMAPIASPKAVPKVAPKVFEEKAMIETPPPTEKDEEIIKAVVAGTIPSYSLESKLGDCKRAASIRREALQRVTGKSLEGLPLEGFDYESILGQCCEMPVGYITIPVGIAGPLMLDGREFSVPMATTEGCLVASTNRGCKAINLSGGASSVLLKDGMTRAPVVRFNSAKRAAELKFFMEDPANYETISMVFNKSSRFGRLQTVKCAVAGKNLYMRFCCSTGDAMGMNMVSKGVQNVLDFLQNDFPDMDVIGISGNYCSDKKPAAVNWIEGRGKSVVCEAVIKGDIVTKVLKTNVAALVELNMLKNLTGSAIAGALGGFNAHASNIVSAVYLATGQDPAQNIESSHCITMMEAINDGKDLHVSVTMPSIEVGTVGGGTQLASQSACLNLLGVKGANREAPGSNARQLASVVAGSVLAGELSLMSAIAAGQLVKSHMKYNRSSKDVTTVASS, from the coding sequence ATGGAAGTCGGAAAGAGATCGGCGATGGAGCACAACACCAAGTCAGGCAAGCCTTTAAAAATGAAAGTCAAGTTTGTCGACGATGAAAAGGATGTCGTCAAAGCCACAGACGCCTTGCCCCTGCCTCTGTACCTGACAAATGCGGTCTTCTTCACCCTCTTTTTCTCCGTCGTCTACTTCTTGCTCACAAGCTGGCGTGAGAAGATACGTACCAACACTCCTCTTCATATCATAGATCTCTCCGAGATCGTTGCGATCATTGCATTTGTAGCATCCTTCATCTACCTCCTTGGCTTCTTCGGCATGGATTTCGTTCAGTCCCTCATTCTCCAGCCCAGTAATGACATTTGGGCTGCCGACGATGATGAAGAAATTATTCTTAAGGAGGATGCTCGCAAAATCCCTTGTGGCCAGGCCATTGATTATTCAATTCCCAAAATGGCTCCGATTGCTTCACCAAAAGCTGTTCCTAAAGTTGCCCCAAAAGTGTTTGAAGAAAAGGCAATGATCGAGACACCACCACCTACTGAAAAAGACGAAGAGATTATAAAGGCAGTGGTTGCCGGAACCATTCCTTCATACTCACTGGAGTCAAAGCTTGGCGACTGCAAGAGGGCAGCTTCTATTAGGCGTGAGGCTTTGCAGAGAGTTACAGGCAAGTCTTTGGAGGGGTTGCCTTTGGAAGGCTTTGATTACGAGTCCATCTTGGGTCAGTGTTGCGAAATGCCAGTTGGGTATATTACCATTCCTGTCGGGATTGCTGGGCCTCTCATGCTTGATGGAAGAGAGTTCTCTGTCCCCATGGCCACCACTGAAGGTTGCTTGGTGGCGAGTACCAACCGCGGTTGCAAAGCTATTAACTTGTCTGGTGGAGCTTCAAGTGTGCTATTGAAAGATGGAATGACCAGAGCTCCTGTTGTCAGATTCAACTCTGCTAAAAGAGCTGCTGAGTTGAAGTTCTTCATGGAAGACCCTGCCAATTATGAAACCATTTCCATGGTTTTCAACAAATCAAGCCGATTCGGTAGACTTCAGACAGTCAAGTGTGCCGTTGCTGGGAAGAACCTGTACATGAGATTCTGCTGCAGCACCGGTGATGCTATGGGGATGAACATGGTCTCTAAAGGTGTTCAAAACGTTCTTGATTTCCTCCAGAATGACTTCCCTGACATGGATGTCATTGGCATTTCTGGTAACTACTGCTCAGACAAAAAGCCTGCTGCTGTTAACTGGATTGAAGGTCGTGGAAAATCTGTGGTTTGTGAGGCCGTGATCAAGGGAGACATAGTGACAAAGGTGTTGAAAACCAACGTGGCGGCCTTGGTGGAGCTTAACATGCTCAAGAACCTTACTGGTTCTGCCATCGCTGGTGCTCTTGGTGGGTTCAATGCTCATGCCAGTAACATTGTTTCTGCAGTCTACCTTGCAACTGGCCAAGACCCTGCTCAGAACATCGAGAGTTCTCACTGCATCACCATGATGGAAGCCATCAATGATGGAAAGGATCTTCACGTCTCTGTAACCATGCCTTCTATTGAAGTTGGTACAGTAGGAGGAGGTACCCAACTTGCATCGCAGTCGGCTTGTTTAAACTTGCTTGGAGTGAAGGGTGCTAACAGAGAGGCACCAGGATCAAACGCAAGGCAGTTGGCTAGTGTTGTGGCTGGTTCTGTTCTTGCTGGAGAGCTATCTCTGATGTCAGCTATTGCAGCTGGTCAACTTGTTAAGAGCCACATGAAGTACAACCGATCGAGCAAAGATGTCACAACTGTTGCTTCCTCTTAA